The genomic DNA GCGCGGAACTCCGCCGGCCACGTCTCCGGAAGCCCCAGGGGATGACCCGACCAGTCGCGCGCGCGGATCATCCGCGCGGCCTCGCCGCCGCCGGAGAGGAAGGCGAGGGAGTCGGTCACGGGCTCTGAGCGGTGCAGGTCATGGGCGTACGGCGTATGACGGTCTTCGGCGGCCTGTCCAGGATGCCCGGTCGCGGTTCAGCGACGTCGGTTCAGAGCGCCACCGGCTCGGCCTCGATCCGACCCGACCCGTCAATGCGCCTCCTGCCAGTTGCCCGCCGCGTTGGCCTCGACCACGAGTGGCACCTTCAGCGTCAGGGCCGGCGCCGGCGCCTCTTCCATGACGCCGCGGATGATCGGGATCGTCCGCTCCACCTCGTCCTCGGCGACCTCGAAGACCAGCTCGTCGTGCACCTGCAGCAGCATGCGGGCGTTCAGCTTCTTGGCGGCGAGCGCCGCCTCCATCCGCGTCATGGCCCGGCGGATGATGTCGGCGGCCGAGCCCTGGATCGGCGCGTTGATCGCCTGCCGCTCGACGCTGGCCCGCTCGGAGGGGTTGTTGGAGCGGATCTGCGGGTAGTGGCACACCCGGCCGAACAGGGTGGTGACGTAGCCCTTGTCGCGGCAGCTCTTCTTGGTGGTCTCGATGTAGTCCCGGATGCCCGGGAACTGCTCGAAATACTGCTTGATGAACGCCGAGGCCTCCTCGCGGCCGATGCCGAGCCGGTCGGCGAGGCCGAAGGCCGAGATGCCGTAGATGATGCCGAAGTTGATGGTCTTCGCCCGGCGCCGCAGGTCGGGGGTCATCTCCTTGAGCGGCACGCCGAACATCGCCGAGGCGGTCGCCGCGTGGATGTCGATGCCGTCCTCGAACGCCTTCCGGAGTTCCGGGATGTCGGCCATGTGGGCGAGCAGCCGCAGCTCGATCTGCGAGTAGTCGGCCGAGATCAGCCGGTTGCCGGGCGCCGCCACGAAGGCGCGGCGGATGCGCCGCCCCTCCTCGGTGCGGATCGGGATGTTCTGCAGGTTCGGCTCGGAGGAGGACAGCCGCCCCGTGGTGGTGGCCGCCAGCGAGAACGAGGTGTGGACCCGCGCCGTCTCGCGGTCGGCGTGGGCCTGGAGCGCGTCCGTGTAGGTGGATTTCAGCTTCGACAGCTGCCGCCATTCCAGGATCTTCTTGGGGAGTTCGTGGCCCGCCTGGGCGAGCTCCTCGAGCAGGGTCGCGGGCGTCGCCCACTGGCCGGACGGCGTCTTCTTGGCCCCCGGCAGGCCCATCTTGCCGAACAGGATGTCGCCGATCTGTTTCGGCGAGCCGACCGAGAACTTCTCGCCGGCATCCTCCTGGATCTCCTCCTCCAGGCGGACGAGGATCTGCGAGAAATCCCCCGACAGGCGGCTCAGCATCTCCCGGTCGACGCGGATGCCGCGCTGCTCCATCCGGGCGATCACCGGCAGCAGGGGCCGCTCCAGGGTCTCGTAGACGGCGACCCGGTGCTCGGCCACGAGGCGCGGCTTCATCATCCGCCACAGGCGCAGGGTGACGTCGGCGTCCTCGGCCGCGTAGGCGGTGGCCTTGTCGATCGCGACGCGGTCGAAGGTCACCTTGTTGCGGCCGGTGCCGGCCACGTCCGAGAAGGTGATCGGCTGGTGGCCGAGATGCCGGCGGGCCAGCTCGTCCATGCCGTGGCCGCCCTTGCCGGCGTCGAGCACGTACGAGATCAGCATCGTGTCGTCGAACGGCGCGACCTCGATGCCGTAGCGGGCGAGCACCACCCAGTCGTACTTGAGGTTCTGGCCGACCTTCAGGACCCCCGGGTTCTCGAGGAGCGGCTTCAGCCGGGCGACGGCCTCCTTCAGGGGGATCTGGCCCGGCACCGGCTCGACCACGTCGGACGGCGCGGCGCCCTCGCCGAACAGGTCGGTGGCGTCGGCCTGCACCTTGGCGGCCTGGACGTGGGCCAGCGGGATGTAGCAGGCCCGGCCGGTGGCGACCGCCAGCGAGACGCCGACGAGGCCGGCCCTGTGGGCATCGAGCGAGTCGGTCTCGGTGTCGACCGCGATCACGCCGGCCTCCTCGGCCTCGGCGATCCAGGCGTCGAGCTGCTCCAGCGACGAGACCGTCTCGTAGGCGGCGGTGTCGAACGGCGCCACGGATTCCGCGGCCCGGGCCGCCACCACGTTGCCGGGTGTCGCCTCGACGGGCGCCCGGGGCTTGGCGGGCGCGTCCGGCAGGTCGAGATCGGCGAAGGGATCGATCTCGCCGCCCTCCGGCGGGGCGGCGCCCGGCGGGCGCTCGGCCCCGGCGGCCGCGGTCTCGGGATCCGGCGGCACGGAATCGCCGAAGAACGGCACCGCGTCGCTGCCGCCGGCGGCGTTGCCGTAGCCGTGCGGCCGGGCGCCCGGCAGGAGCCGCGGGTCGGGCTTCACCGCCTCGGGGTCGACGTGCAGCATCTGGGCGATGCGGCGCGTCAGCGTGTTGAACTCCATCGCCTTGAGGAAGCCGACCAGCTTCTCGGGATTGGGCTGGGGCACGCCGAGATCGTCCAGCGGCACCGGGACGGGCACGTCCTCCATCAGCGCCACGAGCCTGCGCGACAGCTTGGCCTGATCGACGTTGGCGAGCAGCGTCTCCCGCCGCTTGGGCTGCTTGATCTCGCCCGCCCGCTCCAGCAGGGCCTCCAGGCTGCCGAACTCCTTGATCAGCGCCGCGGCCGTCTTGAGGCCGATGCCGGGCACGCCCGGCACGTTGTCGGAGGTGTCGCCGATGAGCGCCAGCGCGTCGCCGATCTGGTTCGGCTGCAGGCCCTCCCACTTGGCGACGATCGCCTCGACGTCGAGGTTGCGCTCGGGCCGGTAGCCGGGCTTGCCCTTGGCGCCCGACTCGAAGTCGTAGAACCGGACCTGCGGCCCGACGAGCTGCATCAGGTCCTTGTCGGACGAGACGATGATGACGCCCGCGCCCCGCGCCTCGGCCTGGCGTGTGTAGGTGGCGATGAGATCGTCGGCCTCGTAGCGCTCCAGCTCCACCGCGTGCAGGCCGAAGGCGCGCACCGCGTCGCGCATCAGCGGCATCTGCCGCTTCAGGTCGTCGGGCGCGTCCGGGCGGTGGCCCTTGTAGTCGGGGAACATCTCCTTGCGGAACGAGCCCTCGGACTTGTCGAAGACGATGCCGAGATGGGTCGGCATCGTGCCGGCGGCCCCGTCCTGCAGGAACTGCGCGATCTTGGTGCAGAACAGCCGCACGGCGCCGGTGGGTAGCCCGTCGGAGGGGCGCGAGTTGTACTTCTGGTCCTGATTGATCGACTGGAAATAGGCCCGGAAGATGAAGGACGAGCCGTCGACCAGGATCACCTGATCGCCGGGTCCGACGGGCTTGGTCTCGGGGCTCGAGTCGGGCTTCGCGTCGGGCTTCGAGTCGGGCTTCGAGTCGGTCATGGGCTCAGGCGGCTCGGGGCGATCAGGAGTCGGGCGCGCGGTCCAGCTCGGCGCGGCAGGCCGCGACGAGAACGGGCAACTCGTGGTGGACGGTGAGCCAGACGATGTCCAGCGTCACCCGATGATAGCTGTGGCGATAGACGCTCCCCGCATCCGCGATCTGACGCCACGGCACGTCGGGATATCGGGCTCTCGTCTCGGCGCTCAATCGGCGGCTCGCCTCCGAGATGATCTCCAGGCAGCGCACGACCGCGAAGTGGGTGCGCTCGTCTGCCTCGAACGTCTCGAGCGTGAATCCCGCCACGAAGCGCGCGACGCGCTCCGCGTTGGCGATCATGTCGGCGCAGGCGGCCCGCTCGCGTTCAGAAGGCGGAAACGGCATCGCGCTCCGCGTGCGTGCGAACCCGATCCTTCAGGGCCGCCCGATCCGCCACGTCGACCCGGATCGGAAAGAGATCATCGATGAAGTGGCACAGACCGACATAGCCGAAGAGACCGCCCACGACCGACACATCGATCTCGATCATCACGTCGAGATCGCTGTCGGCCCGCGCCTCCCCCCGGGCAACCGAACCGAACAAGGCCGCGTGCAGCACGCCGCGGCGGCGCAGTTCCGCCTCGTTGGCGCGCAGGATGTCGAGGGCGGCGAGCTTGTCCATGGCGGCGGGACCGGAGAGAATCGGCGGCCGCCAGCATAGCAGAACCGCGGCAGGGGAGGATCAGGCCGCGAGCTCGCGCCCGAGCGCCTCCACCCGGCGCAGGTCGTCCACGAAGGCCGCGTAGGCCTCCGCCTTCGCCTCGTCCGGCAGCCGGAGCAGGTAGGACGGGTGGACCGTGATGAAGCCCTGGAAGCGGTTGTCGTGCCGGTCGAAGCGGAACGGGCCGCGCGCCCGCGTGATCGGGATCGCCTTGCCGGTCAGCGCCAGGACGGCGGTCGCGCCGAGCGCCACCACGAGCTTCGGGCCGACGAATTCGAGTTCCCGGTCGAGCCACCACCGATAGTGGCTGACCTCGCCGGCGGTCGGCTTCTGGTGGATGCGGCGCTTGCCGCGCTCCTCGAACTTGAAGTGCTTGACCGCGTTCGTCAGGTAGCTCGCGCCCCGGTCGATCCCGGCCTCGGCCATGGCGCGGGAGAGCAGCTGGCCGGCGGGCCCGACGAAGGGGCGGCCCTGCCGGTCCTCCTGGTCGCCGGGCTGCTCGCCCACGAAGGCCACCGTTGCGCCGACCGGGCCCTCGCCGAGCACGGCCTGGGTGGCGCCGGGGACCAGCGGCTCGGTCCGGCGGATGATCGCGTTCAGCTCCTCCAGGGTCTTCGGATCCTGGTCGGCCATGGCGGCGACGGCCCGGGCGGGTTCGCGGCGTGTGGGCATGGTCGGCTCCCTCTCGATCATGGCTACGGTGCGCCCGGCCGCCGCCCGGACCAGGGCGGGGATCGCGGCCGTCTCGGGCATGTTGTGCCAGTACTTCTTGGGCATCTCCGCCCGCATGGCCTTCAGGTTGGTGCGGGCCGGGTTGAACGTGCTCTCGTAGTAGGTCTGCCAGCCCGCCTCGAAGCCGTCGCCCTCGGGGAGCTGCGCCCGGTCCCCGGCCGGCCCGAAGGTCAGGGTCTCGGTGTCCCAGTGGGCGGATCCGTCGGGGGTCAGGATCGACCAGCGCATCCCGCGGAAGCGGTTCACGAAGAACGGCGCCGCCGCCTCGAGGATGTGGTGGTCCGGCTCGAACCACGCGACGTAGCGCTCGCCGTCCGGTCCCTCCGCCCGGCGGAAGCGCAGGAAGGCGTGCATCTTGTGGAGGTCGCGCCCGATCGCCTTCGCCATCCGGTGCAGGCGGTGGACCAGCGGGTCGCTGCCGACCTCCATCAGGTGGCGCTCGCCGCGGCAGACCCGCCAGACCAGCGCGTAGAGCAGGCCGTAGCGCTCCGGATCGCGGTGAGGGATCACCTGCGGGATCAGGCTGGCGACGGCCTTCGGCAGGACGAGCGGCGCTCCGGCGGCCGGCTCCCCGTCGCCGCTGAACAGGCCGGGCGAGTCCGTCACCGACCACGTCACGGCTCCGGGCGCGACGCCCTGCGCGACGAGGCTCCGGACGGCCTTGCGGAAACCGTCGAGATCGGCGCCGGGGCGCAGCGTGACGGCGCGCGGCGACCGTGGATCCGCCCCGTCACCGCGGGGCGAGGGACGCGGCGCGTGCCCCGCCCCCATCAGAACAGGCTCAGCTGCGCCGCGGGCTCGACCAGCCGCGCCCGGAGGTCGAGCCGGTCCGTGAGCGCGACGGGGCGATGATCGGCGGCCACGAGGAACGGCCGCGCCCGCTTCAATCCGGAGGTCAGCCGGGCGACGTCGTCGAGGCGCAAGGTCGCGTGGCGGCGCGCCCGGATGATCTTGTCGACCGCCCGCGCCCCGAGCCCCGGCACCCGCAGCAGCCATTCCCGGTCGGCGCGGTTCACGTCCACGGGGAACTTGTCCCGGTGCTTGAGCGCCCAGGCGAGCTTCGGGTCGATGTCGAGGGCCAGCATCCCGCCCTCGGAGGCGTCGGCCACCTCGTCGGGGGTGAACTCGTAGTACCGGAGCAGCCAGTCGGCCTGGTACAGGCGGTGCTCGCGCTGCAGCGGCGGCGGCTTCGGCGGCAGGATCGCGGACCCGTCCGGGATCGGGCTGAAGGCGGAGTAGTAGACCCGCTTCAGGCCGACGCTGCCGTAGAGGAGCGCGCTCTTGCGGATCAGCGCCTCGTCGGTGGTGGCATCCGCCCCGACGATCACCTGCGTCGAGTGGCCGGCCGGCGAGAAGCGGCGCTTCTCCGCCTTGGCCTGCACGATGCGCTCGCCGATCTGCGCCATCGCCCCCTGGATCGCGGCGCCGTCCTTCTCGGGCGCGAGCCGCTCCAGGCTCGCCTCGGTCGGCAGCTCGACGTTGATCGAGAGGCGGTCGGCGTAGAGGCCGGCCTCCTCGATCAGCCAGGGGCTCGCCTCCGGGATCGACTTGAGGTGGATGTAGCCGGCGAAGCCGTGGTCGCGCCGCAGCGACTTCGCCACGCGGGTCAGGAGTTCCATCGTGTGATCCGGCGACTTGATGATGCCGGAGGAGAGGAACAGGCCCTCGATGTAGTTGCGCCGGTAGAAGTTCAGGGTGAGGTTCACGACCTCCTCCACGGTGAACTTCGCCCGCCGCACGTTCGAGGAGCGCCGGTTCACGCAGTAGGCGCAGTCGAACAGGCACCAGTTGGTCAGCAGGATCTTGAGGAGCGAGACGCACCGTCCGTCCGGCGTGTAGGCGTGGCAGATCCCGGCGCCGGTGGTCGACCCGAGCCCGTCCTTGCCGGCCGCCCGCTTCGGCGCGGCCGAGGAGGCGCAGGAGGCGTCGTACTTGGCCGCGTCCGCGAGGATGCGCAGCTTCTTGGCCAGGGTCTCGTCCATCGAACAGACAATGAACAACGCGGCGGAAGGTGCAAGGGCGGCGCGGCCCTCGCCCCGGGCCGCGATGCCGCACCCGTCACGCAGGCTCGTCGGGTTCTTCGGTCTCCCGGTCGACCACCCGGCGGGCGAGGCCGTAGGCGAAGCCGGCCCGGCCCAGGGCGGCGAGGTCCCGGTCGCGGTGCGCCGCCCGCTGGTCCGGGCGGCGATACGGGCCGAGGCGTCGCCGCTTGGCGTAGGCCTGCGCGGCCTGCTCCTCGACCGCGTCCGCCTCCCCGACCGGCAGGGCGTCGCGCTCCGCCAGCATGGCGGCCTCGACGACGTCGCGCGGGACCCCCTTGGCGGCGAGCTTGGCCGAGACGCCGCGGCTCGACGTGCCGCGGCGGCGCAGGGTGGCGAGGCGGGTATCGGCGAAGCGCGCGTCGTCCACGAGGCCGGCCGACACCGCCCGCGCCACGGTCGCCGTCACGAGGTCGGCGAAGCGTTCGGGATCCTCGCCCCGGGCCCGCGCCCGCTTCTGCACGCGGCGCGCGAGCGTCCGGCGCAGCATCTCGGTCGAGGCGCTGTAGCGCTCCAGGTAGTGGAGCGCCGCCCGCTCGAGCCAGGCCGGGCTCACGGGGCCGGGCGGCTTGATCTCCCGGTCGCGACGTTCTGGCGCAGATCCTGCAACGAATGGAGATTTCACCGGTTCTTCACGATCTCGACAGGTTTGCGTTCCATGACTCGGGTATGGAACGCGCGCAACGCGACAGGCTCGGCCATGGCCCGAACCACCGTTCTTCGCCCGGCACGCCGCAGGGCCGATGGCACCGGCGGCTGCACGGCGCGGCGGCTATTCTGATGCGGCGCGAGTGGCTCCTGGTCCTCGTGGCCCTGGGGCTCGCCGCGGCCGCCGCCGCGATCGTCTACCTGTCACGCCCGAACACCCTCACGGTGGCGGTGGGCCCGCAGGACGGGCCCGAGGCCGCGCTGATCGAGGCCTACGCCGGCGCCCTCGACCGGGCCCGGGAGGATGTCCGGCTCAAGGTGGTGCGCTACGGCGACGTGCGCGACAGCGCCCTCGCGCTGCAGCGGAACAAGGCCGACCTCGCGGTGGTGCGGCCGGACGTGTTCCTGCCCGAGAACGGGCTGACCCTGGCGATCCTGCACGACGAGGCCCTGGTCATCGCGGCGCCCGAGGCGGCCGATATCGACGACGTGCCCGCCCTGGCGCGCAAGCGGCTCGGCATCGTGGTCCGCCACAGCGCCGACCTGTCGTTCCTCACGAACCTGCTCTCCTTCTACGACCTCGTGCCGGACAGCGCGGGCGAGGACGCGGCGGAGGCCGGCCACGCCGCCGAGGCGGAGCCCGGTCACGTGGTCGTGGTGCCCCTGAAGGTCGGCGACGTCACGGCCGCGCTCGCCGAGAAGCGCGTCGACGCCGTGGCGGTGATCGCGAGCCCGGCCTCCAAACCGGCCGCCGCGGTGGTCCGCGCCGTCGAGCTGGGCTCGCCGGACCGGAAGGTCGGGTTCGTCTCGATCCCTGACGGCGACGCGATCCTGCAGCGCTTCCCCGAGCTGCAATCGGTGACGATCCCGGCCGGCACCTTCGGTGGCCGTCCGAAGCGGCCCGACGAGGAGATCAAGACCGTCGGCGCCTCCTATCGGCTGATGGCCCGGGGCACGGTCAGCCGCGTCGCGGTCGCCTCGGCGACGCAGCACCTGTTCGAGTGGCGCTCGCGGCTCGCCTCGACCGCGCCGGTGGCCAAGCTGATGAAGGCGCCGGACTTCGACACGACGGTGGCGGCGACCTCGGCCCGCCTGCCGAACCACCCCGGCGCCGTCGACTATTTCGAGCGCGAGCAGCAGACCTTCCTCGACCGCTACGAGGACTACATCTACCTGTTCGCCTTCTTCGGCGGCACGATCGGCTCCGGCTTCGCCTGGATCGGCCAGCGCCTCGCCCGCAAGCGCCGGGAGCGCGTCGATTTCGTCCTCGACCGGCTGCTCGACATCATGCGCGAGGTGCGCGCGGCGACCAGCGCCGCCGAACTCGACGCGATCGCGATCGAGACCGACGGGCTGGTGGCCGACGTCGTCTGCTACGCCCGCGAGCGCAGCATCGACGCGCGGACGGTCAGCGCCCTGATCCTGGCGGTCGACGGCGTGCACGCGGCCATCGCCGACGCGCGGCGTCAGACGAGCGAGACCGAGCCCCGGGCCGCGACCCGCAACCGCACGGCGCGGCTGCTCGCCCTCGACCTGCCGGCCGCGGAATAGCGGCGGGCGCCGCATGGCTGGCGGCGTAGGGATATCATGCTAACGGGAACCATGTTCGATCCCGTCGCCGCCCTCGATACGGTCCTTGAGAACCTCGACCGCGAGGCCCGCGAGCCCACCAAGCTCCGGGCCGCGCTGGTGCCGCAGCTGCGCCGGGTGATCGAGGAGGGCCACCGGGCCGCCGAGGCGCAGCTCCTCGAGGATCGCAACGGGCTGCTCTGCGCGCAGACGCTGTCGAACCTCACCGACGCGGTGGTCCGGGCGATCCACGACGCCGTGGTCTGGCGGCTCTACCCCAACGACAACCCGTCGACCGGCGAGCAGCTCGCCGTGGTCGCCACCGGCGGCTACGGCCGGGGCACGATGGCGCCGGGCTCGGACATCGATCTGCTGTTCCTGCTGCCCTACAAGCAGACCGCGTGGTCCGAGAGCGTCGTCGAGGGGATGCTCTACGTCCTGTGGGACCTGAAGCTGAAGGTCGGTCACGCCACCCGCTCGGTCGAGGAGTGCCTGCGCGAGGCGCGGGCCGACATGACGATCCGCACCGCCCTCCTGGAGGCGCGGTTCCTGTTCGGCACCCGTGTCCTCTACGAGGAGCTCGTGACGCGCTTCGACGCCGAACTCGTGGTCGGCTCCGCCGCCGAGTTCGTGGAGGCGAAGCTGCGCGAGCGCGACATGCGCGTGTCCAAGGCCGGCACCTCGCGCTACCTCGTCGAGCCCAACGTCAAGGACGGCAAGGGCGGCCTGCGCGACCTGAACACGCTGTTCTGGATCGCCAAGTACACCTACCGGGTCCGCGACCAGATCGAGCTCGTGAGCGCCGGCCTGTTCACCCCGGAGGAGTACGCGCTGTTCGAGCGCTGCGAGGAGTTCCTGTGGCGGGTGCGCTGCCACATGCACTTCGCCACGAAGCGCGCCGAGGAGCGCCTGTCCTTCGGCCTGCAGCCGCGGATCGCCGAGCGCTTCGGCTACGAGGCCCGCGGCGGCCTCTCCGGCGTCGAGCGCTTCATGAAGGCCTATTTCCGCATCGCCAAGGATGTCGGCGATCTCACCGCCATCGTCTGCGCGGAGCTGGAGGCGCGCCACGCCAAGCGCACGCCGGTGCTCGACCGCTGGATCGGCCGGTTTCGCGACCGCTTCCGGGCGACCGCCATGGAGGCGGAGGATTTCTGGATCGACCACGGCCGGGTGAACCTGCGCGCGGAGGACGCCTTCGAGCGCGACCCGGTCAACCTGATCCGGCTGTTCTGGCTCGCCGACCGGCACAACCTCGCGATCCACCCGGATGCCAAGCGGCTGGCCAACCGGTCCCTGCGCCTCGTCAACCCGTCGCTGCGCGTGGACCCCGAGGCGAACCGGCTGTTCGTCGAGATCCTGACCTCGCGGAACGCGCCGGAGGAGGCGCTGCGCGAGATGAACGAGGCGGGCGTGCTCGGCCGGTTCATCCCGGATTTCGGCCGCATCGTCGCGATGATGCAGTTCAACATGTATCACCACTTCACGGTGGACGAGCACCTGCTGCGCTCGGTCGGCGTGCTGGCGGACATCGAGTCGGGCCGGGCCCAGGAGACCTACCCGCTGGTCTCGCGCCTCGTGCACTCGATCCACAACCGCACCGCGCTCTACGTGGCGATCCTGCTGCACGACATCGCCAAGGGCCGGCCGGAGGATCACTCCATCGCGGGCGCCGCCATCGCCGAGAAGCTCTGCCCGCGCTTCGGCCTGAATCAGGCCGAGACCGAGACGGTGCGCTGGCTCGTCGAACACCACCTGCTGATGTCGATGACCGCGCAGAGCCGCGACCTCTCGGACGCCAAGACCATCGAGCGTTTCGCCGCGAGCGTGCAGAGCCTGGAGCGGCTGAAGCTCCTGACCATCCTGACGGTGGCCGACATCACCGCCGTCGGGCCCGGCGTCTGGACAGCCTGGAAGGGCACGCTGCTCCGCACGCTCTACGACGAGACCGAGGTCTACCTGTCGGGCGGCCATTCCGAGATCGCCCGCACCGACCGGGTGCGCCTCGTCCAGATGGGCCTGCGGGAGCAGCTGCCCGGCTGGGGCTCGGAGGAGTTCGACACCTACGCGGCCCGCCACAGCCAGGCCTACTGGCTCAAGGTCGACGGCACGCGCCAGCTCAAGAACGCGATCTTCCTGCGCGACGTCGTGCGCGACGGGCGGACCAGCGCGACCGACGTGGCCCTCGATCCCGTCCGGGGCGTGACCGAGATCACGGTCTACTCGCCGGACCATCCCCGCCTGCTCGCCATCGTCACCGGCGCCTGCGCGGCGGCCGGCAGCAACATCGTCGACGCGCAGATCTTCACCACCACGGACGGGTTCGCCCTCGACACGATCTTCATCTCCCGCGCCTTCGAGCGCGACGACGACGAGCTGCGGCGGACCAAGCGCATCACCGCGGCGATCGAGCGGGCGCTCAAAGGGGAGATCAAGATCGCCGACCTCGTGGCCGACAAGCACCCGCCGACGAGCACCCGCGCCAAGACCTTCCCGGTCCCGCCGGACGTCATCATCGACAACGCCCTGTCGAGCCGGGAGACCGTGGTGGAGATCACCGGCCTCGACCGGCCGGGCCTGCTCTACGAGCTGACCACCGCCTTCAGCCGGCTGTCGCTCAACATCACGTCGGCGCACGTGGCGACCTTCGGCGAGCGCGCCGTGGACGTCTTCTACGTCACCGACCTCACCGGCACGCGGGTGACGCAGCCCGACCGCCAGGCCGCGATCCGGGCCGCCGTGATGGACGTGTTCGCGCACGACGTCGCGACCCTCAAGGCCGAGGGTCTGGAGGCGCTCGTGGCGGCGCCGCCGCCGCGCGAGGCGTGAGCGTGCGGGTTGATTTCGCGGCCCCGTGGCCAGATATCAGCGCCGATTCCATCATCCCTCACCGATTCCCGCCCACGACTGAAACGTGATGACGAGCAACGACATGCCCCAGGATGACCAGCGCCAGACCACGGTCGAAGCCGGTGCCGGCGCGGCCCAGGATCCCGCGCCCGCGGGTCAGGGCAGCGAGTCGGCCACCGTCGATCCGGTCGCGGAGGCCCTGGCCCTGCTGACCGCCGAGCGCGACGAGCTCAAGGACCGGACGCTGCGCACCCTCGCCGAGATGGAGAACCTGCGCCGCCGGACGGAGCGCGAGGTCGCCGACGCGCGCGCCTACGCGGTGACCAACTTCGCCCGGGACGTGCTCAACGTCGCCGACAACATCCGCCGCGCCCTCGATAGCGTCCCGGCCGACGCGAAGGCCACGGCCGACGGCGCCCTGAAGGGGCTGATCGACGGGATCGAGCTCACCGAGCGCGACCTCGCCAAGACCCTCGAGCGCCACGGCGTCAAGATC from Methylobacterium radiotolerans JCM 2831 includes the following:
- a CDS encoding TAXI family TRAP transporter solute-binding subunit, which gives rise to MRREWLLVLVALGLAAAAAAIVYLSRPNTLTVAVGPQDGPEAALIEAYAGALDRAREDVRLKVVRYGDVRDSALALQRNKADLAVVRPDVFLPENGLTLAILHDEALVIAAPEAADIDDVPALARKRLGIVVRHSADLSFLTNLLSFYDLVPDSAGEDAAEAGHAAEAEPGHVVVVPLKVGDVTAALAEKRVDAVAVIASPASKPAAAVVRAVELGSPDRKVGFVSIPDGDAILQRFPELQSVTIPAGTFGGRPKRPDEEIKTVGASYRLMARGTVSRVAVASATQHLFEWRSRLASTAPVAKLMKAPDFDTTVAATSARLPNHPGAVDYFEREQQTFLDRYEDYIYLFAFFGGTIGSGFAWIGQRLARKRRERVDFVLDRLLDIMREVRAATSAAELDAIAIETDGLVADVVCYARERSIDARTVSALILAVDGVHAAIADARRQTSETEPRAATRNRTARLLALDLPAAE
- a CDS encoding [protein-PII] uridylyltransferase, with the protein product MFDPVAALDTVLENLDREAREPTKLRAALVPQLRRVIEEGHRAAEAQLLEDRNGLLCAQTLSNLTDAVVRAIHDAVVWRLYPNDNPSTGEQLAVVATGGYGRGTMAPGSDIDLLFLLPYKQTAWSESVVEGMLYVLWDLKLKVGHATRSVEECLREARADMTIRTALLEARFLFGTRVLYEELVTRFDAELVVGSAAEFVEAKLRERDMRVSKAGTSRYLVEPNVKDGKGGLRDLNTLFWIAKYTYRVRDQIELVSAGLFTPEEYALFERCEEFLWRVRCHMHFATKRAEERLSFGLQPRIAERFGYEARGGLSGVERFMKAYFRIAKDVGDLTAIVCAELEARHAKRTPVLDRWIGRFRDRFRATAMEAEDFWIDHGRVNLRAEDAFERDPVNLIRLFWLADRHNLAIHPDAKRLANRSLRLVNPSLRVDPEANRLFVEILTSRNAPEEALREMNEAGVLGRFIPDFGRIVAMMQFNMYHHFTVDEHLLRSVGVLADIESGRAQETYPLVSRLVHSIHNRTALYVAILLHDIAKGRPEDHSIAGAAIAEKLCPRFGLNQAETETVRWLVEHHLLMSMTAQSRDLSDAKTIERFAASVQSLERLKLLTILTVADITAVGPGVWTAWKGTLLRTLYDETEVYLSGGHSEIARTDRVRLVQMGLREQLPGWGSEEFDTYAARHSQAYWLKVDGTRQLKNAIFLRDVVRDGRTSATDVALDPVRGVTEITVYSPDHPRLLAIVTGACAAAGSNIVDAQIFTTTDGFALDTIFISRAFERDDDELRRTKRITAAIERALKGEIKIADLVADKHPPTSTRAKTFPVPPDVIIDNALSSRETVVEITGLDRPGLLYELTTAFSRLSLNITSAHVATFGERAVDVFYVTDLTGTRVTQPDRQAAIRAAVMDVFAHDVATLKAEGLEALVAAPPPREA
- the grpE gene encoding nucleotide exchange factor GrpE, yielding MPQDDQRQTTVEAGAGAAQDPAPAGQGSESATVDPVAEALALLTAERDELKDRTLRTLAEMENLRRRTEREVADARAYAVTNFARDVLNVADNIRRALDSVPADAKATADGALKGLIDGIELTERDLAKTLERHGVKIVEPQGQKFDPNRHQAMFEVPNAEVPAGTVVQVVQAGYVIGERVLRPALVGVAKGGPKAAANPADAA